A genomic region of Balearica regulorum gibbericeps isolate bBalReg1 chromosome 8, bBalReg1.pri, whole genome shotgun sequence contains the following coding sequences:
- the LOC142602825 gene encoding LOW QUALITY PROTEIN: putative C->U-editing enzyme APOBEC-4 (The sequence of the model RefSeq protein was modified relative to this genomic sequence to represent the inferred CDS: inserted 1 base in 1 codon; deleted 1 base in 1 codon) — protein MNPGEKTIFQEYLTNXGTVVKPYFWQRQNHVCAKCPYHVRTGEEARVPYAEFHRVFGFPYRSTESLPNKHLLFYELRSFSGRVVQKGHATNCTEQDHHPESLLFEVGGYLDAVTDAHENIGYILLFSNYSPCNEAYHCCISKIYSFLRKYPGIALCIYCSQLYHTEDGFPAAAWNREALRSLSSLWPRVTLQRLPGGMWHYLLCNFVHGIPGSTLYHPAPPSRTLAEGQNPHQINNLMGIRPYYRKAFPQAMQGKPAGQNLALSSPSPASQQPLQAMKGTLLPPMSQSHLVLFPEKFLPFQKQQLYPRPKNILRHLKMPKDSFNETPNSERFPSGRHLL, from the exons ATGAATCcaggagagaaaacaattttccaaGAATATCTGACAA CAGGGACTGTGGTAAAGCCCTATTTCTGGCAGAGACAGAACCACGTCTGCGCTAAGTGTCCCTACCACGTGCGGACTGGTGAAGAAGCGAGAGTCCCTTACGCAGAATTTCACAGGGTCTTTGGCTTCCCATACAGATCAACAGAATCTCTCCCAAACAAACACCTTCTCTTCTATGAGTTGAGGAGCTTCTCAGGCAGAGTAGTCCAAAAAGGCCACGCTACA AACTGTACTGAGCAAGACCACCATCCAGAATCTCTGTTGTTTGAGGTGGGCGGTTATCTGGATGCAGTTACAGATGCCCATGAAAACATTGGCTACATCCTCCTCTTTTCAAATTACTCGCCCTGTAACGAGGCTTACCACTGCTGCATAAGTAAAATCTACAGTTTCTTGCGGAAGTATCCAGGGATCGCGCTCTGCATCTATTGCTCTCAGCTTTATCACACCGAGGACGGTTTCCCTGCTGCCGCGTGGAACCGCGAAGCTTTGCGGAGCCTCTCCAGCCTGTGGCCTCGGGTGACTCTGCAGAGACTGCCCGGGGGGATGTGGCATTACCTCCTCTGCAATTTTGTACACGGCATCCCAGGGTCGACCCTTTATCACCCAGCTCCACCGTCAAGAACCTTAGCGGAGGGACAAAATCCACATCAAATTAACAACTTAATGGGAATTAGACCCTATTATAGGAAAGCTTTTCCACAAGCAATGCAGGGAAAGCCTGCTGGGCAGAACTTAGCCTTGTCTTCTCCTAGCCCAGCTTCCCAGCAGCCTCTCCAAGCCATGAAAGGCACTCTGCTACCTCCCATGTCTCAAAGCCACTTGGTCCTTTTCCCAGAAAAGTTTCTGCCCTTTCAGAAGCAACAGCTATACCCCAGACCTAAAAATATCctaaggcatttaaaaatgccaaaGGACTCATTCAATGAAACTCCTAATTCTGAAAGGTTTCCAAGCGGCAGGCACCTACTCTGA